A window from Musa acuminata AAA Group cultivar baxijiao chromosome BXJ3-10, Cavendish_Baxijiao_AAA, whole genome shotgun sequence encodes these proteins:
- the LOC103968444 gene encoding adenine/guanine permease AZG2, with protein MGGGTGTGQGETGGGRSWRRAEAALNRAVATSPVGRYFDIEHRKSSFTKELRAGAATFLTMVYIISVNATILTNSGGPCSVHDCTLPSNSSASAAGGLPGPECKFDGNPGYQRCLSRTKNDLVVATAVAAMVGSFAMGSFANLPLALAPGMGTNAYFTYNMVGFHGSGHVPYGTALAAVMLEGCLFLALSVLGLRAKLARLIPSSIRLASAAGIGLFLAFTGLQANQGVGLVGPSSSTLVTLTACSKIDAATGECHGGTMESPTFWLGAAGFLVTAACLSWDVKGSMIYGIVFVTLISWIRGTSVTVFPNTPLGNSSYAYFKKVVDLHIIRSTAGKISFRGFNRSEVWMAVVTLLYVDILDTTGSMYSMAEYGGFTDENGSFEGEYRAFIVDASSTIVGSALGTTTVTTYIESTAGLREGGRTGLTAITVALLFLVSLFFAPLFTNVPPWAIGPSLVLVGMMMMKMVKEIEWSDAKTAVPAFLTLILMPLTYSIAYGIIAGIGTHIALHLLEYAMAVYRWALKTAHNTRNQLGSETSQAEAAAAAV; from the coding sequence ATGGGAGGAGGGACGGGCACAGGGCAGGGGGAGACGGGCGGAGGGAGATCGTGGCGGCGGGCAGAGGCGGCCCTCAACCGCGCCGTCGCCACTAGCCCCGTCGGCAGATACTTCGACATCGAGCACCGCAAGAGCTCCTTCACCAAGGAGCTCCGCGCCGGCGCCGCCACGTTCCTCACCATGGTCTACATCATATCCGTCAACGCCACCATCCTGACCAACTCCGGAGGGCCGTGCTCGGTGCACGACTGCACCCTCCCGTCCAactcctccgcctccgccgcggGCGGCCTCCCCGGGCCCGAGTGCAAGTTTGACGGCAATCCAGGGTACCAACGATGCCTGTCGAGGACGAAGAACGACCTCGTCGTCGCCACGGCCGTCGCGGCCATGGTCGGCAGCTTCGCCATGGGCTCCTTCGCCAACCTGCCGTTGGCATTGGCCCCCGGCATGGGCACCAACGCCTACTTCACCTACAACATGGTCGGCTTCCACGGATCCGGACACGTACCGTACGGAACCGCACTCGCCGCCGTCATGCTCGAGGGCTGCCTGTTCCTCGCGTTATCGGTGCTCGGCCTCCGCGCCAAGCTAGCCCGCCTGATCCCCAGCTCCATCCGCCTCGCGTCGGCCGCCGGCATCGGCCTATTCCTCGCCTTCACCGGCCTCCAAGCGAACCAGGGCGTCGGCCTCGTCGGGCCGAGCTCGTCGACGTTGGTGACGCTGACCGCGTGCTCGAAGATCGACGCGGCCACCGGTGAGTGCCACGGCGGCACCATGGAGAGCCCGACGTTCTGGCTCGGAGCCGCAGGCTTCCTCGTCACGGCCGCTTGCCTCTCATGGGACGTCAAGGGAAGCATGATCTACGGCATCGTGTTCGTCACACTCATCTCCTGGATCAGAGGCACAAGCGTTACGGTCTTCCCCAACACGCCGCTGGGGAACTCGAGCTATGCTTACTTCAAGAAGGTGGTGGACCTCCATATCATCCGGAGCACGGCAGGGAAGATCAGCTTCAGAGGCTTCAACAGGAGCGAGGTGTGGATGGCCGTCGTCACGCTCTTGTACGTCGACATCCTCGACACGACCGGGTCGATGTACTCGATGGCTGAGTACGGGGGGTTCACCGACGAAAATGGCAGCTTCGAGGGGGAGTACCGCGCCTTCATCGTGGACGCGAGCTCCACCATCGTGGGGTCGGCGCTCGGTACCACGACGGTCACCACCTACATCGAGTCGACCGCGGGGCTGAGGGAGGGCGGCCGCACCGGGCTCACGGCCATCACCGTGGCGCTCCTGTTCCTGGTATCGCTCTTCTTCGCGCCCCTGTTCACGAACGTGCCGCCATGGGCGATCGGGCCGTCGCTGGTGCTCGtggggatgatgatgatgaagatggtgAAGGAGATCGAGTGGTCGGACGCGAAGACGGCGGTGCCGGCGTTCCTCACCTTGATTCTGATGCCGCTGACGTACTCCATAGCTTATGGGATCATTGCAGGGATCGGGACGCACATTGCACTTCATTTGCTCGAGTATGCCATGGCTGTTTACAGGTGGGCGCTGAAGACGGCGCATAACACTCGCAATCAACTCGGTTCGGAAACATCACAAGcggaagcggcagcggcagctgTTTGA
- the LOC103968445 gene encoding cytochrome P450 86B1-like: MVLALAYVAAAVWRKVSEQLRVEDVGLAVVGLFLCSAAMQRLTSKGPMIWPVLGIIPTLFFHLDNVYEWATGAIAGAGGTFPFRGMWFGNCYGVMTVDPAKIEYILKTRFANFPKGRYYRERFAELLGDGIFNADDEAWKEQRRAAACEMHSGRFAEYSARTITSLVHDKLLVVLHKLARTRESVDLQDLFLRFTFDNICTAAFGVDPGCLAVDLPVVLFAKAFEQATELTLFRFIVPPFVWKVMRRFDVGSERRLKDAVRIVHKFAEKTVMDRRAEFESRKDSTFDRSDLLSRLIEAETDEADHGGCTKPKFSNKFLKDFCISFILAGRDTSSVALAWFFWLLTEYPHVEERILREISDTIKRREDRVHDLDHVIFTVDELKRMDYLQAAISESLRLYPSVPIDFKEAMEDDVFPDGTALKKGARVIYSIYSMARMESIWGKDCREFRPERWIKDGMFATESQFKYAVFNAGPRLCVGKKFAYMQMKMVAASILLRYHVEVVKGHKVAPKMTTTLYMKDGLQVTFNERDDLIAVH; encoded by the coding sequence ATGGTACTCGCACTGGCATACGTAGCAGCTGCTGTCTGGAGAAAGGTCAGTGAACAGCTGAGGGTGGAAGACGTTGGCTTGGCCGTGGTGGGGTTGTTCCTGTGCAGCGCAGCCATGCAGCGGCTCACGTCCAAGGGGCCGATGATTTGGCCCGTCCTGGGCATCATCCCTACTCTCTTCTTCCACCTAGACAACGTCTACGAGTGGGCCACCGGCGCCATCGCCGGCGCCGGCGGCACCTTCCCCTTCCGCGGCATGTGGTTCGGCAACTGCTACGGCGTCATGACGGTCGACCCGGCTAAAATCGAGTACATCCTCAAGACCCGCTTCGCCAACTTTCCCAAGGGCCGATACTACCGCGAGCGcttcgccgagctcctcggcgacGGCATCTTCAACGCGGACGACGAGGCGTGGAAGGAGCAGCGCCGCGCGGCCGCCTGCGAGATGCACTCCGGCCGCTTCGCGGAGTACTCGGCCAGAACCATCACCAGCCTGGTGCACGACAAGCTGCTCGTGGTCCTCCACAAGCTGGCCAGGACCCGGGAGAGCGTCGACCTCCAGGACCTGTTCCTCCGGTTCACCTTCGATAACATCTGCACGGCCGCCTTCGGGGTCGACCCCGGTTGCCTCGCCGTCGACCTGCCGGTGGTGCTCTTTGCCAAGGCCTTCGAGCAAGCCACCGAGCTAACGTTGTTCCGGTTCATCGTGCCGCCGTTCGTGTGGAAGGTGATGAGGCGGTTCGATGTCGGGTCGGAGAGACGGCTTAAGGACGCGGTCCGGATCGTCCACAAGTTCGCGGAGAAGACGGTGATGGACCGGCGAGCCGAGTTCGAGAGCCGCAAAGACTCAACTTTCGACCGGTCCGACCTCCTGTCTAGGTTGATAGAAGCCGAGACCGACGAGGCCGACCATGGCGGCTGCACCAAGCCCAAGTTCTccaacaagttcctcaaggacttcTGCATCAGCTTCATCTTGGCCGGGCGGGACACCAGCTCGGTTGCACTCGCCTGGTTCTTCTGGCTCTTGACCGAATACCCCCACGTCGAGGAGCGCATCCTGCGCGAGATCTCCGACACCATCAAGAGAAGGGAAGACAGAGTACACGACCTCGACCACGTCATCTTCACCGTCGATGAGCTCAAACGAATGGACTACCTCCAAGCGGCGATCTCCGAGTCGCTCCGGCTCTACCCCTCGGTGCCCATCGACTTCAAGGAAGCCATGGAGGACGACGTGTTCCCCGACGGGACGGCGTTGAAGAAGGGGGCGAGGGTCATCTATTCCATATACTCCATGGCGAGGATGGAGTCGATATGGGGCAAAGACTGCCGGGAGTTCCGGCCGGAGAGGTGGATAAAGGACGGCATGTTCGCGACGGAGAGCCAATTCAAGTACGCGGTGTTCAACGCCGGCCCGAGGCTGTGCGTCGGCAAGAAGTTCGCCTACATGCAGATGAAGATGGTGGCGGCGTCCATCCTTCTGCGCTACCACGTGGAGGTGGTGAAAGGCCACAAGGTAGCCCCCAAGATGACCACCACCTTGTACATGAAGGATGGCCTCCAAGTCACCTTCAACGAGAGAGACGATCTCATCGCAGTGCATTAG